The Oncorhynchus kisutch isolate 150728-3 unplaced genomic scaffold, Okis_V2 scaffold3649, whole genome shotgun sequence genome contains a region encoding:
- the LOC109878018 gene encoding uncharacterized protein LOC109878018 isoform X5, whose product MEQMPAEAESAKLPGTSSGMLTRSGEKHHHLERQREVTRALVIKSSPDEFTPEIHDQDNRGEYRFQCPHAGLFQCSITGLVFRMEGEAEVLYMTVPWDRMLLSQRGKRPAGPLFKFTCLKGSVSQLHLPHCEIHSEGGCDFLSVAHVTDDDSMEFLHHHETRETHVILNITQFSKYGITKDKEAPVSPIRALVLLFYKLPDDNNNSTLSVLLLPRNVDIDEVCKTRRTRNGDREIYIEINPNCRLTRDQEYTLSTDLTDEHHIDPQKAEFVDYDSYTNYLLTFQLRLKTVVEEVDLLLEEHGGPENERVWNRLVSLPVTPPDGARAASKLHEPAAPLMDISTHPPQQASILPPTSMKLVAASEREQKPAGAKRAKLHSTSSGMLTRSGEKRRHMERKGAKALHIRRSSMLAVLDLLLTSLQELTEEQLKIFQSHLTIGRMLDFPPIPESQLENTDRQDTVDQMVKRYGPEGAVEITVEILREINQHDLAKKLQRDHRGKKLKKVTPPVGNAAGTKANVSYLLLGTLAELVSEELTLFQWHLIHGVEGFTSISRGQLENANRLVTVDRMVQQYHEDGAVKITLEILRKMDQNKMADELEKKFPNNV is encoded by the exons ATGGAACAGATGCCAGCAGAGGCAGAGAGCGCCAAACTCCCCGGCACCTCTTCTGGAAT GTTGACCCGGTCTGGAGAGAAGCATCACCAtctggagaggcagagggaggtgaCTAGGGCACTGGTCATCAAG AGTTCTCCAGATGAATTTACACCTGAAATTCATGATCAGGACAACAGGGGAGAGTACCG TTTCCAGTGCCCCCATGCAGGTCTGTTCCAGTGCAGTATAACAGGCCTGGTGtttaggatggagggagaggcagaggtgcTCTATATGACAGTCCCCTGGGACAGGATGCTTCTATCCCAGAGAGGCAAGAGACCTGCAGGACCCCTGTTCAAGTTTACATGCCTTAAGGGGTCTGTCAGTCAACTACACCTTCCACACTGTGAGATTCATTCTG agGGTGGATGTGACTTCCTGTCTGTAGCCCATGTGACTGATGATGACAGTATGGAGTTTCTCCATCACCATGAGACAAGAGAAACTcatgtcatattaaacatcaCTCAATTCAGCAAATATGGTATCACCAAGGATAAGGAAGCTCCTGTCTCTCCTATCCGTGCTCTGGTGCTACTATTTTACAAACTCCCAGATGATAACAATAATTCCACCTTAAGTGTGTTGTTGCTGCCCAGAAATGTTGACATTGATGAG GTGTGTAAGACAAGGAGGACAAGGAATGGAGACCGAGAAATCTACATTGAAATAAATCCTAACTGTAGACTAACCCGGGACCAAGAATACACCCTCTCCACCGATCTAACAGATGAACATCACATAGATCCACAG AAAGCAGAGTTTGTGGATTATGATTCCTATACAAACTACCTGCTGACATTTCAGTTGCGTTTAAAAACTGTTGTTGAGGAAGTGGATCTTCTTCTGGAAGAACATGGCGGTCCTGAAAATGAACGTGTATGGAACCGCCTTGTTTCACTACCAG ttacacctccagaTGGCGCTAGAGCAG catccaaactgCATGAACCTGCTGCTCCCCTTATGGACATTTCAACCCACCCCCCTCAACAGGCGTCCATTCTGCCCCCCACCTCAATG aagctgGTAGCCGCTTCTGAGAGGGAACAGAAGCCAGCAGGGGCAAAGAGGGCCAAACTCCACAGCACCTCTTCTGGAAT GTTGACCCGGTCTGGAGAGAAGCGTCGCCATATGGAAAGGAAGGGGGCTAAGGCACTTCACATAAGG AGATCTTCCATGTTAGCTGTTCTAGACCTGCTGCTGACCAGTCTGCAGGAGCTCACTGAAGAACAGCTGAAGATATTTCAGTCTCACCTGACTATTGGCAGGATGTTAGACTTTCCTCCCATCCCAGAGAGCCAGCTGGAGAACactgacagacaggacacagtGGATCAGATGGTGAAGAGATATGGCCCTGAGGGAGCTGTGGAGATCACAGTGGAGATCCTGAGGGAGATTAATCAGCATGATCTCGCTAAGAAGTTACAAAGAGATCACAGAG GAAAGAAATTGAAAAAAG TTACACCACCTGTTGGCAATGCAGCAG GGACGAAAGCAAATGTTTCTTATCTGCTGCTGGGcactctggcagagctggttTCAGAAGAGCTGACGTTATTTCAGTGGCACCTGATTCATGGTGTGGAGGGCTTTACTTCAATCTCACGGGGCCAGCTGGAGAACGCTAACAGACTGGTCACAGTGGATAGGATGGTGCAGCAATACCACGAGGACGGTGCTGTGAAGATCACACTGGAGATCCTGAGGAAGATGGACCAGAACAAAATGGCTGATGAGTTAGAGAAGAAGTTCCCAAACAATGTCTGA